A stretch of Ligilactobacillus faecis DNA encodes these proteins:
- a CDS encoding DUF1129 domain-containing protein: MAEESRRNEQAAKRQQERAKEVQVTVRDGKFSGLTKRNEDYLFHLDKALTERNYDPEKKEQVLTLMYEELKDKQRQGIVATKLYGTVTEKAEEIVNGPKKEDEPTELPKFWVLALDNGLIMFIMFCIMYTLLGLFSPKQADVSGGWITLLATSTIAGIGLAFFYRSMLSARKEKGRRRWIRTLLVTLELILIWIVAFGVIAFIPVSINKTMEPIVYAILAGLGYLARRYLKKKFNFRSVMF; encoded by the coding sequence GTGGCAGAAGAAAGTAGACGTAACGAACAAGCAGCCAAGCGCCAACAAGAACGGGCCAAAGAAGTTCAAGTGACTGTGCGCGATGGTAAATTTTCAGGGTTAACAAAGCGCAATGAAGATTATTTGTTCCATTTAGATAAAGCTTTAACAGAAAGAAACTATGATCCTGAGAAAAAAGAACAAGTTTTGACTTTGATGTATGAAGAATTAAAAGATAAACAACGTCAAGGGATCGTCGCAACTAAGCTTTACGGGACAGTCACAGAGAAAGCAGAAGAGATCGTCAATGGACCAAAAAAAGAAGATGAGCCAACAGAGCTACCTAAGTTTTGGGTCTTAGCACTTGATAATGGTTTGATCATGTTTATCATGTTTTGTATCATGTATACTTTGCTAGGACTCTTCTCACCAAAACAAGCCGATGTTAGTGGTGGCTGGATCACACTTTTAGCAACTTCAACGATCGCTGGGATCGGGCTTGCCTTCTTCTACCGTAGCATGCTGTCTGCCCGGAAAGAAAAAGGACGGAGACGTTGGATCAGGACGCTTTTAGTAACACTTGAGTTGATCTTGATCTGGATCGTGGCTTTTGGCGTGATCGCCTTTATCCCAGTCTCGATCAATAAGACGATGGAACCGATCGTTTATGCGATCTTAGCTGGTCTAGGTTACTTAGCACGACGCTATTTGAAGAAAAAATTCAACTTTAGAAGTGTAATGTTTTAA